A region from the candidate division WOR-3 bacterium genome encodes:
- a CDS encoding TonB-dependent receptor, translated as MGYTYFTVIILFFQNPYNTYDSVFTNVYVINADQIKNLPVSNLGELLMLVPGVNRDYKTFHLRGSIGESEIAYYLDGVSFAEPEYINLNAIEKIEIQKSGFSAEYGAGFGGIIHIKTKKLKKKSMNVEYLTDDFVPFERLNFGYNQYGIDGQGRIKDNLCYFLSGNAVYTDVSSPGFYRVFSSGNCYNGLVGLTYSGNGGNSLSVQGYTFRDQRILWHPNIIGANAYKYFLQKPMVREKGKSIIITGDFLLGKKMVSSIKYLITMVDSVFGNRDYEWEENNGYQWYNDYRLKAEHLIAYLKNNQLSPSVVIRDSLTKYHQEGDKRSEKSLRYNPYGVREIFYTYGDYPAWCYCNSTVQQLFLKMKYFTGNQNEIKWGMDFAWNEFNYYSNPLPWFTQSLWNYYERTPSAISVYLEDKWITERIGICAGIRYSHFNYGLYQPLEFELPGDDTVFTLKKNFISPRIGLVLPVTKKLDIFFNGGEFHYEPAGYTGRCEPAKTRIFEMGCRLNPISNILITSNLYQKYMVDLYIQKVEYYNYYPWNYLYTYTFTYIDKAEAKGWEMNLEKLFGQWLSIGLSYNLQFTEQMPVYDYNYYYYYYEGNDPITGEPINYEKKYHPLNYDCRHSLKSFLIFNIPKDFHALLNNSTFSLFYSFYSGLPYTPEDLRGRPVGDINSARMPANNNVDMKYLKKFKIGPVCLSFNLLINNLFNTKQIVYVYPTTGKPDDHGDPEPPIGQFGWLSISSSYYSPQSDHNHDGLITPVEMRDEYLKARYDYFTNPLHYANPFRIRLGLGLELY; from the coding sequence ATGGGTTACACTTATTTTACTGTAATTATATTATTTTTCCAAAATCCATATAACACTTATGACTCTGTCTTCACTAATGTGTATGTGATTAATGCTGATCAAATTAAGAATCTACCAGTAAGTAATCTTGGAGAACTTTTGATGCTTGTCCCGGGTGTGAACCGAGATTACAAAACCTTCCATCTGCGTGGAAGCATTGGTGAGAGCGAAATTGCGTATTATCTTGATGGTGTTTCCTTTGCCGAACCTGAATATATAAATTTAAATGCGATTGAAAAGATTGAAATCCAGAAATCGGGGTTTTCTGCGGAATATGGTGCTGGGTTTGGTGGGATTATACATATTAAGACGAAGAAATTAAAGAAAAAGTCAATGAATGTAGAATATCTGACGGATGATTTTGTCCCTTTTGAAAGGCTGAACTTTGGATACAACCAATATGGTATAGATGGTCAGGGTAGGATAAAGGATAACTTATGCTATTTCCTTTCTGGAAATGCGGTCTACACCGATGTATCATCACCCGGATTTTACCGGGTTTTTTCATCCGGTAACTGTTATAATGGTTTGGTTGGTTTGACCTATTCGGGTAATGGTGGCAATAGTCTTTCTGTGCAGGGTTATACATTCCGTGACCAGAGAATTCTCTGGCATCCCAATATCATTGGCGCCAATGCTTATAAGTATTTTCTGCAAAAACCAATGGTCCGGGAAAAGGGAAAATCAATAATTATTACCGGTGATTTCTTGCTGGGTAAGAAAATGGTATCATCAATAAAGTATCTCATAACAATGGTTGATAGTGTATTTGGTAATCGTGATTATGAATGGGAAGAGAATAATGGTTATCAATGGTATAATGATTATCGCCTGAAGGCAGAACATCTTATCGCGTATTTAAAGAATAATCAACTATCTCCATCTGTTGTCATTCGCGATAGTTTAACAAAATATCACCAAGAAGGGGATAAGCGCAGTGAAAAATCGCTGCGTTATAATCCCTATGGTGTTAGGGAAATTTTTTACACCTATGGCGACTATCCTGCATGGTGTTATTGTAATTCAACGGTTCAGCAATTATTTTTAAAAATGAAATATTTTACTGGTAATCAAAATGAAATCAAATGGGGAATGGATTTTGCCTGGAATGAATTCAATTATTACAGTAATCCATTGCCCTGGTTTACCCAATCTTTATGGAATTACTATGAACGCACCCCGAGTGCAATATCAGTCTATCTTGAAGATAAATGGATAACAGAAAGGATTGGTATTTGTGCGGGAATAAGATATAGCCATTTTAATTACGGGCTTTATCAACCTTTGGAATTTGAGTTGCCGGGTGATGATACTGTTTTTACACTAAAAAAGAACTTCATCTCACCAAGAATAGGATTGGTATTACCGGTAACCAAAAAATTAGATATTTTCTTTAATGGTGGTGAATTCCATTATGAACCCGCAGGATATACCGGAAGGTGTGAACCGGCAAAGACAAGAATTTTTGAAATGGGTTGCAGATTGAATCCTATATCCAATATATTGATAACAAGTAACCTCTATCAAAAATATATGGTTGATTTGTACATTCAAAAAGTGGAGTATTATAATTATTATCCGTGGAACTACTTATATACATATACATTTACCTACATAGATAAGGCAGAGGCCAAAGGATGGGAGATGAATCTTGAAAAATTATTCGGTCAGTGGTTGTCCATCGGATTGAGTTATAACCTCCAATTTACCGAACAGATGCCGGTTTATGATTATAATTATTATTACTATTACTACGAAGGAAATGACCCAATAACTGGTGAACCAATCAATTATGAAAAGAAATATCATCCGTTAAATTATGATTGCCGGCATAGTTTAAAGAGTTTTTTAATTTTTAATATTCCGAAGGACTTCCATGCCCTTCTGAATAATTCTACATTTTCTCTTTTCTACTCTTTTTATTCGGGATTGCCTTATACACCAGAGGATTTAAGAGGACGACCCGTTGGTGATATAAATTCGGCGCGCATGCCGGCAAATAATAATGTGGATATGAAATATCTAAAAAAATTTAAGATTGGCCCTGTCTGTTTGTCTTTCAACTTGCTGATAAACAATCTTTTTAATACAAAGCAGATTGTTTATGTTTATCCAACCACGGGAAAACCGGATGACCATGGAGACCCTGAGCCACCAATTGGTCAGTTTGGCTGGCTTTCAATTTCAAGTTCATATTATTCTCCACAAAGCGACCATAACCATGATGGACTCATCACACCGGTGGAAATGCGCGATGAATATTTGAAGGCAAGGTATGATTATTTTACAAATCCACTCCATTATGCGAATCCATTCCGCATCAGGTTGGGGTTAGGTTTAGAACTCTATTGA
- a CDS encoding DUF2330 domain-containing protein, whose product MKQLFLILIISTILWADGGIIPPINKEIYGQDQVAIIKVLPDSEELSILVKVAWATDYNGFAWVVPFPSLPSVSEINDSLFINLSMLSSIQKNYGGCGGPYYGEGGYYYGDDYFKIIEFKTIGFLQTVLIQTNNPDTLVNWLTNNGYSLPDGMRNMFQDYINRNWQYFLIARADTNYNYYGINIGVCFKFATDTIVYPMKISSLTSANYTALYLYVIGQHKMFFDNAELLYANRISKDELENIEKDFPVLFDYIKEGDYITKLRRTYDYPSAMNSDIVIYQSPDDTEFRKEEKPYWYMGFANSIFLPMMVILLYIGYKRIRRKTVYKQKPAQ is encoded by the coding sequence ATGAAGCAATTATTTTTAATATTGATAATTTCAACCATTCTCTGGGCTGATGGGGGTATCATACCACCCATCAATAAAGAAATCTACGGGCAAGACCAGGTTGCAATAATAAAGGTTTTACCGGATTCAGAAGAATTATCAATACTGGTTAAGGTTGCCTGGGCAACTGACTACAATGGCTTTGCCTGGGTTGTGCCTTTTCCATCCCTGCCTTCGGTAAGCGAAATAAATGATAGTCTATTCATAAATTTATCTATGCTCAGTTCAATTCAAAAAAATTACGGCGGATGCGGAGGTCCTTATTATGGCGAAGGTGGTTATTATTATGGCGACGATTATTTCAAAATTATTGAATTCAAAACTATCGGTTTCTTACAGACGGTTTTGATACAGACTAACAATCCTGATACACTTGTAAACTGGCTTACAAACAACGGATATTCACTGCCCGATGGAATGCGCAATATGTTTCAGGATTATATAAATCGTAACTGGCAGTATTTCCTTATTGCCCGTGCTGATACAAATTATAATTATTATGGGATTAATATCGGTGTTTGTTTTAAATTTGCCACGGACACAATTGTCTATCCGATGAAGATTTCTTCACTCACTTCCGCCAATTACACGGCTCTTTATCTCTATGTAATTGGCCAACACAAAATGTTTTTTGATAATGCTGAACTTTTATATGCCAATAGAATTTCAAAGGATGAACTTGAAAATATTGAAAAGGACTTTCCGGTGCTCTTTGATTATATCAAAGAAGGTGATTATATCACCAAACTCCGTCGGACCTATGATTATCCGAGTGCTATGAACTCAGATATCGTTATTTACCAATCACCTGACGACACTGAATTTAGAAAAGAAGAAAAGCCCTACTGGTATATGGGTTTTGCCAACAGTATATTTTTGCCGATGATGGTCATACTTCTTTATATCGGCTATAAAAGAATAAGAAGAAAAACCGTCTACAAACAAAAACCCGCTCAATAA